A region from the Riemerella anatipestifer genome encodes:
- a CDS encoding bifunctional UDP-3-O-[3-hydroxymyristoyl] N-acetylglucosamine deacetylase/3-hydroxyacyl-ACP dehydratase: MSDKQKTLKEEVSLSGIGLHTGKQVNLTIKPAKENTGFVFVRTDLEGNPQVEADVNYVTTTERGTTLEKLGVKIHTCEHLLAALVGMDLDNAILELDSAEPPILDGSSKFFVEAIEKAGIVEQEKAREYLVIKEVMSYTDPNSGSDITIIPSDTYEITTMVDFGTKVLGTQNATMKHISEFKEEFASARTFSFLHELEMLLDHGLIKGGDISNAIVYVDKELTPETTEKLKKAFGREEISIRPNGVLDNLTLNYPNEAARHKLLDVIGDLALVGVKIKGKVIANKPGHFVNTQFAKKLNRQWKLQKKKNVPDFDLTKEPVYDINGIMGLLPHRPPFLLVDKILELSDTHVVGLKNVSMNEPFFTGHFPKEPVMPGVLQIEAMAQTGGILVLANVPDPENYSTYFVKIDKVKFKKKVVPGDTLIFKIDLIEPIRRGIVHMQGYGYVGDSVVVEAELMAQVAKTKI; encoded by the coding sequence ATGAGTGATAAGCAAAAAACTTTAAAAGAAGAAGTTTCTCTTTCAGGGATAGGTCTTCATACAGGTAAACAAGTTAATCTTACGATAAAACCAGCTAAAGAAAACACAGGTTTTGTATTTGTAAGAACAGATTTGGAAGGAAACCCTCAAGTGGAAGCAGATGTAAACTATGTTACCACTACCGAAAGGGGAACTACATTAGAAAAATTAGGGGTTAAAATACATACTTGTGAGCACCTTTTGGCGGCTCTAGTAGGTATGGATTTAGATAATGCAATATTGGAGCTAGATAGTGCAGAACCACCTATTTTAGATGGCTCTTCTAAGTTTTTTGTAGAAGCAATAGAGAAAGCAGGTATCGTAGAGCAAGAGAAAGCGAGAGAGTACCTAGTGATAAAGGAAGTAATGAGCTATACTGACCCAAATTCGGGGTCTGATATTACGATTATCCCTTCCGATACTTATGAAATTACAACTATGGTAGATTTTGGTACTAAGGTATTGGGTACTCAAAATGCGACTATGAAGCATATTTCTGAGTTTAAAGAGGAATTTGCTAGTGCTAGAACTTTTAGTTTCTTACATGAGTTGGAAATGCTTTTAGACCACGGACTTATCAAGGGTGGAGATATTAGTAATGCCATTGTTTACGTGGATAAAGAACTTACACCAGAAACCACAGAAAAACTCAAAAAGGCATTTGGTAGAGAAGAAATATCTATCCGTCCTAATGGAGTTTTGGATAATTTAACTTTAAACTATCCTAATGAAGCAGCTAGACACAAGTTACTAGATGTCATTGGAGATTTGGCATTGGTAGGAGTTAAAATAAAAGGTAAAGTTATTGCTAACAAACCAGGGCACTTTGTTAATACTCAGTTTGCTAAAAAACTGAACCGCCAATGGAAACTACAAAAGAAAAAAAATGTGCCTGACTTTGATTTAACCAAGGAGCCTGTTTACGATATCAATGGGATTATGGGGTTGCTTCCGCACCGTCCACCATTTTTATTAGTAGATAAAATTTTAGAATTGTCTGATACTCATGTGGTAGGGCTTAAAAATGTATCAATGAATGAACCTTTCTTTACAGGGCATTTCCCAAAAGAACCTGTAATGCCTGGGGTTTTACAGATTGAAGCAATGGCACAGACAGGCGGTATTTTGGTATTGGCTAATGTGCCTGACCCAGAAAACTATTCTACTTACTTTGTTAAAATAGACAAGGTTAAGTTTAAGAAAAAGGTAGTTCCTGGAGATACACTTATCTTCAAAATAGACCTTATAGAACCTATTAGAAGAGGTATTGTGCATATGCAAGGGTATGGTTATGTAGGAGATAGCGTAGTGGTAGAGGCAGAGCTTATGGCTCAAGTAGCAAAAACTAAAATCTAG
- a CDS encoding o-succinylbenzoate synthase: MRANYNKYTLKFKTPSGTSRGVLITKETYFLEVADGINKGQGECGLFRGLSYDDVPDYEEKLIWLCENIHLAPEVLREHLRHYPSIWIGYEQAMMNLVQDKYVYFPSDFTESKDFIKINGLIWMGSVEFMQKQIEDKLSQGFDCIKLKIGVDWASERQIISELRHIYPKNQLEIRVDANGAFTMEEAKTVLQQLSDLEIHSIEQPIKAGQLEEMSMLCQNMPTPIALDEELIGVVQVEEKQKLLEKIKPQYIILKPSLVGGFSGTDEWISLAETLGIGWWITSALESNIGLNAIAQYTYTKQSKMPQGLGTGGLFTNNLETPIVLNGDRLGFVKF; encoded by the coding sequence ATGAGGGCTAATTATAATAAATATACACTCAAATTCAAAACACCCAGCGGTACTTCGCGGGGTGTTTTGATTACTAAGGAAACTTATTTTCTAGAGGTTGCAGACGGTATAAACAAAGGGCAGGGAGAGTGTGGTTTGTTTAGAGGGTTGAGTTATGATGATGTTCCTGATTATGAAGAAAAATTGATTTGGTTGTGCGAAAATATACATTTAGCTCCTGAAGTTTTGAGAGAACATCTTCGTCATTACCCGTCTATATGGATAGGTTATGAACAGGCGATGATGAACTTGGTTCAGGATAAATATGTTTATTTTCCGTCAGATTTTACAGAGAGTAAAGATTTTATAAAAATCAATGGGTTGATATGGATGGGCTCGGTAGAGTTTATGCAAAAACAAATAGAAGATAAACTTTCTCAAGGTTTTGATTGTATTAAACTAAAAATAGGAGTTGATTGGGCTTCCGAGAGACAAATTATTTCCGAGTTAAGGCATATTTATCCTAAAAATCAATTAGAAATAAGAGTAGATGCCAATGGAGCTTTTACAATGGAGGAAGCAAAAACGGTATTACAGCAACTTTCTGATTTAGAAATTCATTCCATTGAACAACCCATAAAGGCAGGGCAATTAGAAGAAATGTCAATGCTGTGTCAGAATATGCCTACACCTATAGCTTTGGATGAAGAACTGATAGGCGTGGTGCAGGTGGAAGAGAAACAGAAATTATTAGAAAAAATAAAACCTCAATACATTATTTTGAAACCTTCTCTGGTAGGTGGTTTTTCTGGGACTGATGAATGGATAAGTTTAGCAGAAACTTTAGGTATAGGCTGGTGGATAACCTCTGCTTTAGAAAGTAATATCGGTCTTAATGCTATTGCCCAATACACTTATACTAAACAAAGTAAGATGCCTCAAGGATTGGGTACTGGTGGCTTGTTTACCAATAATCTAGAAACACCTATTGTTCTTAACGGAGATAGGCTAGGGTTTGTTAAGTTTTAG
- the lpxD gene encoding UDP-3-O-(3-hydroxymyristoyl)glucosamine N-acyltransferase → MEFTASQIAGFIEGEIIGNENTLITGVSPIESGEEGHLSFVAQEKFSHFIEETKCSVLVVSKKLLDKKDYKATIIAVEDAYLSFQVLMNLYNEMVQDRKSGVEEGTFIHQTAVLGENVFVGAFTYISEKTKVGEGSQIAPHVYIGKRVKIGKNCKIDSGARIYDGCVIGDNCIIHSNTVIGGDGFGFQPTAEGFKKIPQLGNVIIENNVEIGSNCSIDRATIGSTIIGEGTKIDNLIQIAHNVKIGKHNVIAAQAGIAGSTTIGDWNQVGGQVGIVGHINIGNQVKIQAQSGVNNSVSDGEILYGSPAISASDFRRNYVHFRNFNKIVQKLNQLEKNSKDNTNE, encoded by the coding sequence ATGGAATTTACAGCTTCTCAGATTGCAGGTTTTATTGAAGGGGAAATCATAGGTAACGAAAATACTTTAATTACAGGGGTTTCTCCTATAGAAAGTGGTGAAGAAGGGCATTTGTCTTTTGTCGCTCAGGAAAAATTTTCTCATTTTATAGAGGAAACTAAATGTTCGGTTCTTGTAGTATCCAAAAAACTCTTAGATAAAAAAGATTATAAAGCTACCATTATAGCAGTAGAAGATGCTTACCTATCTTTTCAGGTGCTAATGAACCTTTACAACGAGATGGTTCAAGATAGAAAATCAGGTGTAGAAGAAGGAACATTTATTCACCAGACGGCTGTCTTAGGAGAGAATGTTTTCGTAGGAGCGTTTACCTATATTTCAGAGAAGACTAAGGTAGGAGAAGGTTCTCAGATTGCGCCTCATGTATATATAGGTAAGAGGGTCAAGATTGGTAAGAATTGTAAAATAGATAGTGGTGCTAGGATTTATGACGGTTGTGTGATAGGAGATAATTGCATCATACACTCTAATACAGTAATAGGAGGAGATGGTTTTGGCTTCCAACCAACAGCAGAAGGTTTTAAAAAAATTCCGCAATTAGGAAATGTAATTATAGAGAATAATGTAGAGATTGGTTCTAATTGTAGTATAGATAGAGCAACGATTGGCTCTACCATTATAGGGGAAGGAACCAAGATAGATAATCTAATCCAGATTGCTCACAATGTTAAGATAGGCAAACATAATGTAATTGCGGCTCAAGCAGGTATTGCAGGTTCTACCACTATAGGCGATTGGAATCAAGTGGGCGGGCAAGTAGGCATTGTAGGGCATATTAACATCGGTAATCAAGTTAAAATACAAGCCCAAAGTGGTGTAAATAATAGTGTGTCTGATGGGGAAATTTTATATGGTTCTCCAGCAATTTCGGCAAGTGATTTCAGAAGAAATTATGTTCACTTCCGAAACTTTAATAAGATTGTTCAAAAGTTAAATCAACTAGAAAAAAACTCAAAAGATAATACTAATGAGTGA
- a CDS encoding aspartate kinase, protein MKIFKFGGASVKDSESVKNVAFVLESQGFKECLLVVSAMGKTTNALEKVVEVYFQKGNYNEEIQKIKTSHIEIASGLFDKNHPVFDEISLFFDDVQAFLRRNKSPNYNFVYDQVVSCGEMISSKILSEYLNSRNFSNEWIDARDFIKTNDTYREGVVDWTETEANISQLNKEKCYVTQGFIGSDANNFTVTLGREGSDYSAAIFAYCLNANAMTIWKDVPGVMTGDPRKFKDVKLLSNISYEEAIEMAYYGASVIHPKTLQPLKQKNIPFFVKSFVEPQKAGTKVGISEENQREESFILKENQNLIKISTRDFSFIAEDHISFIFNLLSQLKIKVSLMQNSAISLALCLEDKFGKLDELNEALQANFKTEVSKNVSLFTIRNADMDKLDRLYEGKNILLEQISKNTVQIVIL, encoded by the coding sequence ATGAAAATATTTAAGTTTGGGGGAGCCTCAGTAAAAGACTCCGAGAGTGTTAAAAATGTAGCATTTGTACTAGAGAGCCAAGGTTTTAAAGAGTGCCTACTCGTAGTTTCTGCTATGGGTAAAACCACTAATGCTTTGGAGAAAGTTGTAGAAGTTTACTTCCAGAAAGGAAATTATAATGAAGAAATTCAGAAAATAAAAACATCACATATAGAAATAGCCTCTGGACTTTTTGATAAAAACCACCCTGTTTTTGATGAAATCTCACTATTTTTTGATGATGTACAAGCTTTTTTAAGAAGAAACAAATCGCCTAATTACAATTTCGTCTATGACCAAGTGGTGAGCTGCGGGGAAATGATTTCTTCTAAAATCCTTAGCGAATACCTCAATTCTAGAAATTTTAGTAATGAATGGATTGACGCTAGAGATTTCATTAAAACCAACGATACTTACCGTGAGGGTGTAGTAGATTGGACAGAAACCGAAGCCAATATCTCTCAACTTAATAAAGAGAAATGCTATGTAACACAAGGATTCATTGGTTCTGACGCCAACAATTTCACTGTAACGCTAGGGCGTGAAGGCTCCGATTATTCCGCAGCTATTTTCGCTTATTGCCTTAATGCTAACGCAATGACTATCTGGAAAGATGTACCAGGTGTTATGACGGGAGACCCTAGAAAGTTTAAAGATGTTAAATTGCTTTCTAACATTTCCTATGAAGAAGCTATAGAAATGGCATACTATGGAGCATCTGTAATCCACCCCAAAACTTTGCAACCTTTAAAGCAAAAGAATATTCCGTTCTTTGTGAAATCTTTTGTAGAACCACAAAAAGCAGGTACTAAAGTAGGCATTTCAGAAGAAAATCAAAGAGAAGAAAGTTTTATACTTAAGGAAAATCAAAACTTAATTAAAATATCTACACGAGATTTTTCTTTCATCGCAGAAGACCATATTAGTTTTATTTTTAATCTTTTATCTCAACTAAAGATAAAAGTATCGTTGATGCAAAACTCTGCTATATCATTAGCTCTTTGTTTAGAGGATAAATTTGGAAAACTAGACGAACTTAATGAAGCTCTACAAGCTAATTTTAAAACAGAAGTTTCTAAAAATGTATCCTTATTTACTATAAGAAATGCTGATATGGATAAACTTGACCGACTTTACGAAGGTAAAAATATTTTACTGGAACAGATTTCTAAAAACACCGTTCAAATTGTGATTCTTTAG
- a CDS encoding HD domain-containing protein, whose translation MSKINKLKIINDPVHGFIKIPYEILFDVIEHPYFQRLRRISQTGLLNLVFPGATHTRFHHALGAMHLMFLALETLKLKGVKISKEEEQSAMLAILLHDVGHGPFSHALESVLMEDWHHEKLSLLIMSRLNDEFSGALSVAIEMFQGNYHRKFFNQLVSSQLDVDRLDYLKRDSFFTGVSEGNINAQRLISMMNVADDELVIDAKGIYSVENYLTARMLMYWQVYYHKTASLAEFMLVKILKRAKFLISQGVNLEASENLKYFLYKKDFSSMSEEDLSKFMNLDDTDILQAIKLWQNEGDLVLSYYCKAVITRKFPQTIWSSEGFSQNFIDDKVETVNKRMNIDFGVDFVDEISRYLLPYDSEKQPIYLLEKNGGKVPLDESELSVLSTSLKRPTQKYILAFPR comes from the coding sequence ATGAGTAAAATCAATAAACTCAAAATCATAAACGACCCAGTACATGGATTTATTAAAATTCCTTACGAAATACTATTTGATGTTATAGAGCATCCTTATTTTCAACGTTTAAGGAGGATTTCGCAAACTGGGCTTCTTAATCTTGTTTTTCCAGGGGCTACACATACGAGATTTCATCATGCATTGGGAGCAATGCACTTGATGTTTTTAGCCTTAGAGACACTTAAACTCAAAGGTGTGAAGATAAGTAAAGAAGAGGAGCAATCGGCGATGTTGGCTATTTTGTTGCATGATGTTGGGCACGGACCGTTCTCTCATGCGTTAGAATCAGTCCTTATGGAAGATTGGCATCATGAAAAACTGTCATTGCTGATTATGAGCCGATTGAATGATGAGTTTTCAGGAGCTTTGTCGGTAGCGATAGAGATGTTTCAGGGGAATTATCATCGTAAGTTTTTCAATCAGTTGGTTTCGTCTCAATTAGATGTAGATAGGTTAGATTACTTGAAAAGAGATAGCTTTTTTACAGGAGTTTCAGAAGGTAATATCAATGCTCAACGTCTGATCTCAATGATGAATGTGGCAGATGATGAATTGGTGATAGATGCTAAAGGGATTTATTCCGTAGAAAACTATCTCACAGCAAGGATGCTGATGTATTGGCAGGTGTATTACCATAAAACGGCATCTTTGGCAGAATTTATGTTGGTTAAAATTTTGAAAAGAGCTAAATTTTTAATTTCTCAAGGAGTTAATTTGGAGGCATCAGAAAACCTAAAATATTTCCTTTATAAGAAAGATTTTAGTTCTATGTCGGAGGAAGATTTGAGCAAGTTTATGAATTTAGATGATACAGATATTCTACAAGCAATAAAACTTTGGCAAAATGAGGGAGATTTGGTTCTTTCTTATTATTGTAAGGCGGTTATAACGCGAAAATTTCCTCAAACTATTTGGTCTTCAGAAGGGTTTTCTCAAAATTTTATAGACGATAAAGTAGAGACTGTTAATAAGCGAATGAATATAGATTTCGGAGTAGATTTTGTTGATGAAATTTCCCGATATTTGTTACCCTATGATAGCGAAAAACAGCCTATCTATTTGTTGGAAAAAAATGGTGGTAAAGTACCTTTAGATGAATCAGAACTATCAGTTTTATCCACGAGCCTCAAGCGCCCTACACAGAAATACATTTTGGCATTTCCTAGGTAA
- the lpxA gene encoding acyl-ACP--UDP-N-acetylglucosamine O-acyltransferase gives MIHQLAAVDRRAKIDKNVVVEPFTTIAADVEIGEGTWIGPNVTIMNGARIGKNCRIFPGTVISAIPQDLKFEGEDTQVIIGDNTTIRESVTINRGTKALGYTKIGSNCLIMATSHIAHDCVLGDHVIIVNGCGIAGHVEIGDFTVMGGLSAVHQFGKIGKHVMVSGGTLVRKDIPPYVKVAREPMSYAGINSVGLRRRGFSNEKIFEIQKIYRIIFQMKMNVSQAVSYIEKEMLPTAERDEILQFIQNSPRGIVKGYGTGKD, from the coding sequence ATGATTCATCAGTTAGCAGCCGTAGATAGACGAGCTAAAATAGATAAAAATGTGGTAGTAGAGCCATTTACCACCATAGCTGCAGATGTGGAAATTGGGGAAGGTACTTGGATAGGTCCTAATGTGACGATTATGAATGGGGCTAGGATTGGTAAAAATTGCAGAATTTTCCCAGGGACAGTGATTTCAGCAATACCACAAGATTTAAAATTTGAAGGTGAAGATACTCAGGTGATTATAGGTGATAATACTACAATCAGAGAATCGGTTACCATCAATAGAGGTACTAAAGCATTGGGATATACCAAGATAGGTAGTAACTGCCTGATAATGGCTACCTCACACATTGCTCATGATTGTGTTTTAGGAGACCATGTAATTATTGTGAATGGGTGTGGTATTGCAGGGCATGTAGAAATAGGAGATTTTACTGTTATGGGTGGGCTTTCTGCAGTTCATCAGTTTGGTAAAATAGGTAAACATGTAATGGTATCTGGAGGTACACTGGTAAGAAAGGATATTCCGCCTTATGTTAAAGTGGCTAGAGAGCCTATGAGCTATGCTGGTATCAATTCTGTAGGGTTGAGAAGAAGAGGTTTTTCTAATGAAAAAATATTTGAGATACAAAAAATCTATCGTATCATCTTCCAAATGAAAATGAATGTTTCTCAAGCTGTTTCTTATATAGAGAAAGAAATGCTTCCTACTGCGGAACGAGATGAAATCCTACAATTTATACAAAACTCACCTAGAGGTATTGTAAAAGGTTACGGTACAGGTAAAGATTAA
- the efp gene encoding elongation factor P yields the protein MATTADIKKGLCINYSNDIYKVIEFLHVKPGKGPAFVRTKLKSVTNGKVIDNTFSAGHKIDEVKVITRKFQYLYDDDNGFHFMNNDDFSQIYIGKEMIENAQFMKAGEEVTIIMKEEDETPLSAEIPPTVYLEVVEADPGVKGNTATNALKNAIVETGARVMVPLFIEPGDKIKVNTEDGSYLERVK from the coding sequence ATGGCAACAACAGCTGATATTAAAAAAGGTCTTTGCATCAATTACAGCAACGACATTTACAAGGTAATCGAGTTTTTACATGTAAAACCAGGTAAAGGACCTGCTTTTGTGAGAACTAAACTTAAGTCTGTAACTAATGGTAAAGTGATTGATAACACTTTCTCAGCAGGGCATAAGATAGACGAAGTAAAGGTAATTACTCGTAAATTTCAGTACCTTTATGATGATGATAATGGGTTCCACTTTATGAATAATGATGACTTTTCTCAAATCTATATTGGTAAAGAAATGATTGAGAATGCTCAGTTTATGAAAGCAGGAGAAGAAGTTACTATCATTATGAAGGAGGAAGATGAAACGCCTCTTTCAGCAGAAATTCCACCTACAGTTTATCTAGAAGTGGTAGAGGCTGACCCAGGTGTAAAGGGTAACACTGCAACTAATGCTCTTAAAAACGCTATCGTGGAAACAGGAGCTAGAGTAATGGTGCCTTTATTTATAGAACCAGGGGATAAAATAAAAGTAAATACAGAAGATGGCTCTTATTTAGAGAGAGTTAAATAA
- the fbp gene encoding class 1 fructose-bisphosphatase, giving the protein MSQQPLQTLGEFIIDKQDDFQYSTGELSRLLSAIRLASKVVNREVNKAGIADIIGKAGNTNIQGEDQQKLDVLANDIFINALSQREVVCGIASEESDDFIEIKSGENGHLSKYVVLIDPLDGSSNIDVNVSVGTIFSIYRRVTEPGTPVQLEDFLQKGVNQVAAGYVVYGSSTMIVYTTGNGVNGFTLDPSLGTYYLSHLNMQFPKKGKIYSINEGNYIKFPQGVKDYLKYCQMEEGDRPYTSRYIGSLVSDFHRNMIKGGIYIYPSYSQAPNGKLRLLYECNPMAFLAEQAGGRASNGFQRILEIEPTELHQRVPFFCGSEEMVKKAEEFMAQAKDA; this is encoded by the coding sequence ATGTCACAACAACCATTACAAACATTAGGCGAGTTTATAATTGATAAACAAGATGATTTTCAGTATTCTACGGGGGAGCTTTCTAGACTCTTAAGTGCTATAAGGCTAGCCTCAAAAGTAGTGAATAGGGAAGTGAATAAAGCAGGGATTGCAGATATCATTGGTAAGGCAGGAAACACCAATATACAAGGGGAAGACCAGCAGAAATTAGATGTCTTGGCTAATGATATTTTCATTAACGCACTTTCTCAGAGAGAAGTGGTGTGTGGTATCGCTTCGGAAGAAAGCGATGATTTTATAGAAATAAAATCAGGTGAGAATGGGCATTTGAGTAAATATGTGGTGTTGATAGATCCTTTAGATGGGTCGTCTAACATAGATGTTAATGTGTCGGTAGGGACGATTTTCTCTATTTATAGAAGAGTTACAGAGCCAGGTACTCCTGTACAGCTAGAAGATTTTTTACAAAAAGGGGTTAATCAAGTGGCAGCAGGTTATGTAGTGTATGGTTCTTCCACGATGATTGTTTACACCACAGGGAATGGAGTGAATGGCTTTACATTAGACCCAAGTTTAGGTACTTATTATCTCTCTCACCTTAATATGCAGTTTCCTAAAAAAGGGAAAATATATTCTATAAACGAAGGTAATTATATTAAATTTCCACAAGGGGTTAAAGATTATTTAAAATACTGCCAAATGGAAGAAGGAGACCGTCCTTACACTTCTCGTTATATAGGCTCTTTGGTTTCGGATTTTCATAGAAATATGATTAAAGGTGGAATTTACATCTATCCGTCTTATTCACAGGCTCCTAACGGAAAACTAAGGCTTCTATATGAATGTAATCCGATGGCATTTTTAGCAGAACAAGCGGGAGGTAGAGCGTCTAATGGTTTTCAAAGAATTTTGGAAATAGAGCCTACAGAGTTGCACCAAAGAGTGCCGTTTTTCTGTGGAAGCGAAGAAATGGTAAAAAAAGCAGAGGAGTTTATGGCTCAAGCTAAAGATGCTTAA
- a CDS encoding UDP-3-O-(3-hydroxymyristoyl)glucosamine N-acyltransferase, giving the protein MTFSEPQTLKAIADIIGAQFVGDESFPVLGTNEIHMVRPGDIVFVNHPKYYDKALNSAATIILIDKEVACPEGKALLISDDPFRDFNKINTHFTQIYNFKKDLNDAQIGEGTFIHPSVVLGNQVKIGKNCHIFPNVVIGDRTEIGDNVIIQSNTVLGGDAFYYRKIDGNFDRLISVGNVVIENNVEIGNGCTVDRGVTASTVIGEGSVLDNQIQIGHDTVIGKKCLIASQTGIAGCCVIEDEVTIWGQVGMASGVRVEKGTVLLAKCGVNRDLKKGTYFGAIAEEFRDYLRKEVRLKNLK; this is encoded by the coding sequence ATGACATTTTCAGAGCCACAAACGCTTAAAGCGATTGCCGATATTATAGGAGCTCAATTTGTTGGAGATGAGAGTTTTCCTGTTTTAGGAACTAACGAGATTCACATGGTGCGTCCAGGTGATATTGTATTTGTAAACCACCCAAAATACTACGATAAAGCATTAAACTCGGCTGCTACTATTATTTTAATAGATAAAGAAGTGGCTTGTCCAGAGGGGAAAGCTTTACTTATTTCTGATGATCCTTTTAGAGATTTTAATAAAATAAATACTCACTTTACACAGATTTATAATTTTAAGAAAGATTTAAATGATGCTCAGATAGGGGAGGGGACTTTTATTCATCCTTCTGTAGTGTTAGGAAATCAAGTTAAAATCGGTAAGAATTGCCACATTTTCCCTAATGTGGTTATTGGTGATAGAACCGAAATAGGAGACAATGTTATCATTCAGTCTAATACCGTTTTAGGAGGAGATGCATTCTATTATAGAAAAATAGATGGTAATTTTGATAGATTGATTTCGGTGGGTAATGTAGTGATAGAAAATAATGTAGAAATAGGTAATGGGTGTACCGTAGATAGAGGAGTTACTGCCTCTACAGTAATAGGCGAAGGTTCTGTGTTGGATAATCAAATCCAGATAGGTCATGATACCGTTATTGGTAAAAAATGCCTTATCGCTTCCCAAACAGGTATTGCGGGGTGTTGCGTGATTGAGGACGAGGTTACCATTTGGGGACAAGTAGGTATGGCTTCTGGAGTTAGAGTAGAAAAAGGCACGGTACTACTCGCTAAATGTGGTGTAAATAGAGATTTAAAGAAAGGAACTTATTTTGGCGCTATAGCAGAAGAATTCCGTGATTATTTAAGGAAGGAAGTCAGGTTGAAAAATTTGAAATAA